In Virgibacillus sp. NKC19-16, a single genomic region encodes these proteins:
- the fabD gene encoding ACP S-malonyltransferase — MKRVAFMFPGQGSQAVGMGKVFYDSYPDIKELYQEANQALNRDITKIMFEGPKEELTETENAQPALLLSSIAIHTLLLKEQIQPVMTVGHSLGEYSALVAAGSIPLDRALPLVATRGKLMEEAFPKGRGTMAAVLGLSEKEIENSLKEVSEDNVVDIANLNSPGQIVISGSKEGIEQASAILKENGAKRILPLNVSGPFHSKLMKAANAEFTAYLNETEIKTASIPVYANVSAAPVTESEEIKDLLIKQLYSPVRFEESIRHMIDQGIDAFVEVGNGKVLSGLVRKINRRTPTFAVQDIESMNDFISWYREGS, encoded by the coding sequence GTGAAGAGAGTAGCTTTTATGTTTCCAGGACAAGGTTCACAAGCGGTTGGTATGGGGAAGGTATTCTATGACAGTTATCCGGACATTAAAGAGCTATACCAGGAAGCGAATCAGGCATTAAATAGAGATATTACTAAGATTATGTTTGAGGGACCAAAAGAGGAGTTAACAGAAACAGAAAATGCACAACCTGCCTTATTATTATCTAGTATTGCCATACATACATTACTGTTAAAAGAACAAATTCAACCAGTTATGACGGTTGGGCACAGTCTTGGAGAATACAGTGCTTTAGTCGCAGCAGGGTCGATTCCTTTGGACAGGGCTTTACCCCTTGTAGCCACTCGTGGTAAATTAATGGAAGAAGCATTTCCAAAAGGCCGAGGAACAATGGCAGCGGTGCTTGGCCTTTCTGAAAAAGAAATAGAAAACTCCCTGAAGGAGGTAAGTGAAGATAACGTTGTTGATATTGCGAATTTAAATTCTCCAGGACAAATCGTTATTTCCGGGTCAAAAGAAGGGATCGAACAGGCGTCAGCTATTTTAAAAGAAAATGGTGCAAAACGTATCCTTCCGTTAAATGTCAGCGGGCCATTTCATTCTAAATTGATGAAAGCTGCTAATGCTGAATTTACAGCATATTTAAATGAAACTGAAATAAAAACTGCCAGCATTCCTGTTTATGCTAATGTTTCAGCAGCACCAGTAACAGAAAGTGAAGAGATAAAAGACCTTCTCATTAAACAATTGTATTCTCCTGTACGATTTGAAGAATCGATTCGACACATGATTGATCAAGGCATTGACGCTTTTGTTGAAGTTGGTAATGGAAAAGTACTGAGCGGTCTTGTAAGAAAAATAAATCGCAGGACACCTACATTCGCAGTACAGGATATAGAATCAATGAATGACTTTATTTCATGGTACAGGGAGGGATCGTAA
- the fabG gene encoding 3-oxoacyl-[acyl-carrier-protein] reductase, producing the protein MLKGKNALVTGASRGIGRAIAIELAKQGANVAVNYAGSEAKAKGVVEELESIGVKAFKVQADVANETNVKSMVKEVVSQFGSLDILVNNAGVNKDNLLMRMKEEEFDQVINTNLKGAFVCTKAVTRQMMRQKNGRIINVASIVGVSGNAGQANYVAAKAGVIGLTKTTAKELATRNILVNAVAPGFITTDMTDELTEEQRASMLAMIPLERLGTAEDVANVVRFLASEDANYITGQTIHIDGGMVM; encoded by the coding sequence ATGCTAAAAGGTAAAAACGCTTTAGTTACAGGTGCATCACGTGGAATTGGCAGGGCAATTGCTATAGAATTAGCCAAACAGGGAGCAAATGTAGCGGTGAACTATGCTGGAAGTGAAGCAAAAGCAAAAGGTGTTGTAGAAGAGCTTGAATCAATTGGAGTGAAGGCATTTAAAGTCCAGGCAGATGTTGCAAATGAAACAAATGTCAAATCGATGGTGAAGGAAGTAGTCAGTCAGTTCGGGAGTCTGGATATTTTAGTAAATAATGCTGGAGTTAATAAAGATAATTTATTAATGCGCATGAAAGAAGAAGAATTTGACCAAGTTATAAACACGAATCTTAAAGGTGCCTTTGTCTGTACAAAAGCAGTAACAAGACAAATGATGAGACAAAAGAATGGCAGAATTATAAATGTCGCATCTATTGTCGGGGTTAGTGGTAATGCGGGACAGGCAAATTATGTGGCTGCCAAAGCAGGTGTTATTGGATTGACGAAGACGACCGCGAAAGAATTAGCCACGCGTAATATTCTTGTTAATGCTGTAGCACCAGGCTTTATAACAACAGATATGACGGATGAATTAACAGAAGAACAAAGAGCAAGCATGCTGGCGATGATCCCCTTGGAAAGATTGGGAACAGCTGAAGATGTAGCGAATGTTGTACGGTTTCTGGCATCTGAAGACGCAAATTACATCACAGGACAAACCATTCATATAGATGGTGGTATGGTGATGTAA
- a CDS encoding acyl carrier protein, whose amino-acid sequence MADVFDRVKAIIIDNLDVDDSKVTMEASFKDDLEADSLDVVELVMEFEDEFDMEIADEEAEKINTVGDAVNYINSLQS is encoded by the coding sequence GTGGCAGATGTGTTTGATCGTGTAAAAGCTATTATCATTGATAATCTTGATGTAGATGATTCTAAAGTAACCATGGAAGCATCTTTTAAAGATGACCTTGAGGCAGATTCTTTAGATGTGGTGGAGCTTGTCATGGAATTTGAAGATGAATTTGATATGGAAATTGCAGATGAAGAAGCTGAAAAAATAAATACTGTTGGTGATGCTGTAAACTACATAAATAGTTTACAATCCTAG
- the rnc gene encoding ribonuclease III, whose product MNVTELEKQLDITFSDKNLLRQAFTHSSYVNEHRGESFSDNERLEFLGDAVLELGISQYLYRENKNMPEGEMTKLRASIVCEPSLVNFARDLQFGDYILLGKGEEQTGGRDRPALLADVFEAFLGALYLEHGFDKVLAFIEEHVIPKITTGAFSHAMDYKSQLQELVQQYKNQTIEYKIVEEKGPSHDKEFVIQVIIKGDIAGSGVGRTKKEAEQRAAKAALDKFS is encoded by the coding sequence ATGAATGTTACGGAGTTAGAAAAACAACTCGACATCACATTTAGTGATAAGAATTTGTTAAGGCAAGCTTTTACACATTCATCTTATGTGAATGAGCATCGTGGAGAATCATTTTCGGATAATGAGCGATTGGAGTTTTTAGGTGACGCTGTATTGGAATTAGGTATTTCCCAGTATTTATATCGAGAAAATAAAAATATGCCTGAAGGAGAAATGACGAAATTACGTGCATCGATTGTTTGTGAGCCATCCCTGGTTAATTTTGCACGTGATCTACAGTTTGGTGATTATATTTTGCTCGGAAAAGGGGAAGAACAAACAGGCGGACGTGATCGCCCCGCTTTACTGGCAGATGTATTTGAAGCATTTCTGGGAGCATTATATTTAGAGCATGGATTTGATAAAGTTTTAGCTTTTATAGAAGAACATGTTATTCCGAAAATAACCACAGGTGCTTTTTCGCATGCGATGGATTATAAAAGTCAGCTGCAGGAATTAGTTCAGCAATATAAAAATCAGACCATTGAATATAAAATTGTTGAAGAAAAAGGTCCCTCCCATGATAAGGAGTTCGTTATTCAAGTAATCATTAAAGGTGACATTGCCGGATCCGGTGTAGGGCGAACTAAAAAAGAAGCAGAACAACGCGCAGCAAAGGCAGCGCTTGATAAATTTTCATGA
- a CDS encoding DUF1128 family protein: MNLEYPSEENLKYLLDALADHLGVVNRKIMDPDDYDLDKYDDLKLMYDMVTQKANLSAAEKQAFIEELRSVRKS; the protein is encoded by the coding sequence ATGAATTTAGAGTATCCATCAGAGGAAAATTTAAAGTATTTACTTGATGCATTAGCTGATCATTTAGGGGTTGTTAACCGTAAGATTATGGATCCGGATGACTATGATTTAGATAAATACGATGATTTGAAGCTTATGTATGATATGGTTACACAAAAAGCCAACCTAAGTGCAGCTGAAAAACAAGCATTTATAGAGGAATTGCGATCCGTTAGAAAAAGTTGA